The following are encoded together in the Oncorhynchus kisutch isolate 150728-3 linkage group LG8, Okis_V2, whole genome shotgun sequence genome:
- the LOC109896047 gene encoding ras association domain-containing protein 2 isoform X1 gives MDNIQNGVQIGDKKFISKATVLSHLKTYNLYYDGQNLQLRHREEEGELIVEGLLNISWGLRRPIRLQMQDDHERIRPPPSSTSWHSGCALDNQSSNEGTQQIPPTIEVTEHESQSEDTIVKEDEEEEEYESSAQLLRTKSDAGVLRRGQRRSPSDQRRLRRHRFSINGHFYNHKTAVFTPAYGSVTNVRINSCMTTPQVLRVLLNKFKIENSPDDFALYLVHTSGERVKLKRSDYPLVLRVLQGPCEQVSRIFLMEQDLGEEVTYDVAQYIKFEMPVLQSFITKLMEEEDREVQKLRSRYAYLRCIIEKQLHCLPEGTTCM, from the exons ATGGATAACATTCAGAACGGGGTTCAGATCGGAGACAAAAAGTTCATCAGCAA GGCAACAGTCCTGTCCCACCTCAAAACCTACAACCTCTATTATGATGGACAGAACCTGCAgttgagacacagagag GAGGAAGGGGAGCTGATCGTGGAGGGTTTGTTGAATATCTCCTGGGGCCTGCGTCGACCTATTAGATTGCAGATGCAGGACGATCACGAGCGAATCaggcctcctccctcctctacctcctggCACTCCGGCTGTGCCCTGGATAATCAGAG TAGCAATGAAGGTACCCAGCAGATCCCGCCCACCATAGAAGTGACAGAGCACGAAAGCCAATCAGAGGACACCATTGtgaaggaggatgaggaagaag AGGAATATGAGAGCTCCGCCCAGCTGCTGAGGACGAAGAGCGATGCAGGGGTTCTGAGACGGGGCCAGCGCCGGTCACCTAGTGACCAGAGAAGGTTACGACGACACCGCTTCTCCATCAACGGACACTTCTACAATCACAAG ACTGCAGTCTTTACTCCAGCGTATGGTTCAGTGACTAACGTGCGGATCAACAGTTGTATGACCACGCCTCAGGTGCTGCGAGTGCTACTTAACAAGTTTAAGATTGAGAACAGCCCAGATGACTTTGCGCTGTATCTTGTACACACCAGCGGGG AGCGTGTGAAGCTGAAGCGCAGTGACTATCCCCTGGTGTTGCGTGTGCTTCAGGGTCCATGTGAACAGGTCAGCAGAATCTTCCTGATGGAGCAGGACCTGGGAGAGGAAGTCACCTATGAC GTGGCACAGTATATTAAGTTTGAGATGCCAGTGCTGCAGAGTTTCATCACCAAGCTGATGGAGGAAGAGGACCGGGAGGTGCAGAAACTCAGGAGCAG aTATGCATATCTGCGGTGTATCATAGAGAAGCAGTTGCATTGTCTTCCTGAGGGGACCACCTGTATGTGA
- the LOC109896047 gene encoding ras association domain-containing protein 2 isoform X2 has translation MDNIQNGVQIGDKKFISKATVLSHLKTYNLYYDGQNLQLRHREEEGELIVEGLLNISWGLRRPIRLQMQDDHERIRPPPSSTSWHSGCALDNQSNEGTQQIPPTIEVTEHESQSEDTIVKEDEEEEEYESSAQLLRTKSDAGVLRRGQRRSPSDQRRLRRHRFSINGHFYNHKTAVFTPAYGSVTNVRINSCMTTPQVLRVLLNKFKIENSPDDFALYLVHTSGERVKLKRSDYPLVLRVLQGPCEQVSRIFLMEQDLGEEVTYDVAQYIKFEMPVLQSFITKLMEEEDREVQKLRSRYAYLRCIIEKQLHCLPEGTTCM, from the exons ATGGATAACATTCAGAACGGGGTTCAGATCGGAGACAAAAAGTTCATCAGCAA GGCAACAGTCCTGTCCCACCTCAAAACCTACAACCTCTATTATGATGGACAGAACCTGCAgttgagacacagagag GAGGAAGGGGAGCTGATCGTGGAGGGTTTGTTGAATATCTCCTGGGGCCTGCGTCGACCTATTAGATTGCAGATGCAGGACGATCACGAGCGAATCaggcctcctccctcctctacctcctggCACTCCGGCTGTGCCCTGGATAATCAGAG CAATGAAGGTACCCAGCAGATCCCGCCCACCATAGAAGTGACAGAGCACGAAAGCCAATCAGAGGACACCATTGtgaaggaggatgaggaagaag AGGAATATGAGAGCTCCGCCCAGCTGCTGAGGACGAAGAGCGATGCAGGGGTTCTGAGACGGGGCCAGCGCCGGTCACCTAGTGACCAGAGAAGGTTACGACGACACCGCTTCTCCATCAACGGACACTTCTACAATCACAAG ACTGCAGTCTTTACTCCAGCGTATGGTTCAGTGACTAACGTGCGGATCAACAGTTGTATGACCACGCCTCAGGTGCTGCGAGTGCTACTTAACAAGTTTAAGATTGAGAACAGCCCAGATGACTTTGCGCTGTATCTTGTACACACCAGCGGGG AGCGTGTGAAGCTGAAGCGCAGTGACTATCCCCTGGTGTTGCGTGTGCTTCAGGGTCCATGTGAACAGGTCAGCAGAATCTTCCTGATGGAGCAGGACCTGGGAGAGGAAGTCACCTATGAC GTGGCACAGTATATTAAGTTTGAGATGCCAGTGCTGCAGAGTTTCATCACCAAGCTGATGGAGGAAGAGGACCGGGAGGTGCAGAAACTCAGGAGCAG aTATGCATATCTGCGGTGTATCATAGAGAAGCAGTTGCATTGTCTTCCTGAGGGGACCACCTGTATGTGA
- the LOC116374820 gene encoding keratin-associated protein 19-2-like: protein MMVGQQRLLLTVATCLFLLATLCPTLEARRGGSFGRSGGGGWGGSRRGGSGYPRQGGGTGYRPMPSSSGPAYRPMPAQSGGSSVGKMAGAAAAGAVGGAMLGSALSRPGYGGGYGGYGGGYGGGYGGGYGGGYGGYPRGGGYGPRPVGYEGPEGSGDMEYYYGASSGPIYNSIIVIIGSLMSLVMGHWMGVM from the coding sequence ATGATGGTTGGCCAACAGAGACTTCTCCTCACCGTGGCAACCTGCCTATTTCTCCTAGCAACCCTATGCCCCACCTTAGAGGCTCGTCGTGGTGGGAGCTTCGGACGTAGTGGCGGTGGGGGGTGGGGAGGTAGTAGACGTGGAGGTAGCGGTTACCCTCGTCAAGGTGGAGGCACGGGATACCGACCAATGCCATCCTCGAGCGGACCGGCATACCGACCAATGCCTGCCCAGAGTGGAGGCTCCAGTGTGGGGAAGATGGCaggggctgctgctgctggtgccGTGGGGGGAGCAATGCTGGGCAGTGCCCTGAGTCGTCCTGGCTATGGAGGAGGATATGGGGGGTATGGAGGAGGTTATGGAGGAGGTTATGGAGGTGGTTATGGAGGAGGCTATGGGGGGTACCCCAGAGGTGGAGGGTATGGCCCCAGGCCTGTTGGCTATGAGGGACCAGAGGGCTCTGGGGATATGGAGTACTACTATGGAGCTTCCAGCGGGCCCATCTATAACAGCATCATCGTCATCATTGGGTCACTAATGTCACTGGTGATGGGGCACTGGATGGGAGTGATGTAG